From the genome of Spinacia oleracea cultivar Varoflay chromosome 2, BTI_SOV_V1, whole genome shotgun sequence, one region includes:
- the LOC110777556 gene encoding uncharacterized protein: MEENGTEKRKITPWRYEMARNLYNLVIKCQGSDAAKKVLKEAYAHANESINKVLEKEKAAEKEAAQKAQDDVEAQQTTINIAPSTSSSSSNAPQIIVENPPLVKTKGRSKRKKGFFEIRTSSTTPIEFGTFTPKEQLF; encoded by the exons GAAAAATTACTCCATGGCGTTATGAGATGGCAAGAAATTTGTACAACTTGGTTATTAAATGTCAAGGGAGTGATGCAGCTAAAAAG GTGCTTAAAGAGGCTTATGCTCATGCTAACGAAAGCATAAATAAGGttctagaaaaagaaaaagcagcAGAAAAGGAGGCAGCACAAAAGGCACAAGACGATGTTGAAGCACAACAAACCACAATCAACATAGCACCgtctacatcatcatcatcatcaaatgcACCACAAATAATAGTTGAAAATCCACCACTAGTGAAGACAAAAGGAagaagtaaaagaaaaaaaggattCTTTGAGATAAGGACATCGTCAACAACACCTATAGAATTTGGAACTTTTACACCAAAAGAACAACTTTTTTAG